The Haloprofundus salinisoli region CGCGTCATGGACCGCGTCGACGGCGACGCATACCCGCGGTCGTTCTTCGAGGAGTTGGCGACGATGGACGGCCGGGTGAGGCTGTTCTCGCTAGGGGTGGACGACGAACCCGCCGGGAGCATCCTCGTGCTCCTCGACGACGAGCAGTCGACGGTCCACTACTTCTTCTCGGCGGTCGAACGCGACCACTTCGAGTACAACGCATCGGAATTGCTGCACGAGTACGCGATGCAGTGGGGTATCGCCAACGGCTATCGGTACTACGACTTCGGCGAGACGAGCCCCGACTTCCGGGACGGACTGTTCCGGTTCAAAGAGCGCTTCGGCGGGCGCGCGGTGCCGACGCTCTCGTGGGAGCGCGGGTGTGCGCCGGTCCGCTGGAACGCCTTTCGACTCGGTCGACACCTGTATCAGACGGCGAGTCGGCTCCGGGAGGAGCGGACGTAGGCGGGTCGGTCGAGGGAGCCGACTCCGGGGCGGGAACGAGCGACGACGCGGCGGCCGAGGTCCCCTCCTCCGTCCGGTTCTTCGCCACCAGATACGACTCGAAACCGCCGTTGTCGTAGACGCGGGCGACCGTCGAGCGGTTATCCAGGCGCTGGAAGTCCGCCGGCGCGTGGCGCCAGAACCCCTGATAGCCGGGGTAGAACGTCGGGTTTATCTGCCGGCCGAGGTCGGTGACGAGGAGATAGCGGTACTCCGGCGGCCCGTCGGGAGGGGGCGCGCCGTAGGCGAAGTGCATCGGCGGGTCGGTCCCCTCTGAGCGGATGTTCACGGGGTCGTCGACCTCGTATTCGAGCATCTCCTGGAACCGCGACTGGGTCGTGCCGTACTCGTCGATGAGCAGCGACTCGTTTCGGTGGTCGAGCACCCACTCCATCCCTTCGACTTCGCTCTGAGTGATCTGCCCGTTGGCGCTGTTCGACAGCGGCGACGCGTACAGCGAGAACACCGAGAGAAAGACCACGGCGGCGAGTCCGACCGAGAGCGCTCCGAGGAGCGTCGACCGCTGCCACGAGCTGCTCGCCCGCGCCCACAGCGCCGAGGCCCCGAACCCGATGAGTATCGGCGCGGTGAACCGAGCGTACCGAGAGATTCGGGTGAACCCGACCGTGAGGTCGACGAAGAACGCGAGCACCGAGAGGCCGGTGAACGCGGCGAACACCGCGAGGAAGAACAGCGAGACGTCGCTCAGTTCGGTGTCGCCCCGAAGCAGTCGCACCAGCAGATAGCACCCGAACACCGCGGCGAAACTGACGAGCAGTCCGAAGACGCCGTACGTGTAGAACCCGGTCTGGAGCAGGTCGACGAGTCGGGGCGTCGTTCGAGCGGCGGTGTCGCTCAGGCTCCCGAACTCGGAGGATTGGACCGCCTCGAATCCGAACAGGCGCGCGACGACGAGGTACGTACTCCCCGCGATGGACTCGTACGTGTAGTACCACGCGAAGAAGAGCACCCCCGCGACAGTTCCGACCGCCAGTACCGGAACCGGACGGCCGGTCCGCTGTGCGGTGAGGCGTCCGTAGAGTTCCGGCGCTTTGGCGAGTGCGAACAGGCCGAGCAGAAACAGCGTCGTGAGCGGGTGAAAGAAGACGACGGCGACGACCGAGAGCACGAGAAGCGACGAGTACTGCGTCCGTCGCTCCCACGTGTTCGTCCGAAACAGCAGCGCCAGCACGAACGGAATGAAGGAGAACGCGAAGACGCTGGGCGAGAACATCACGTTCTCGGAGCCGAACAGCGGAAGATACGCGACCGGCAGGACGAACAACACGTCGCGTCGCCGCTCGGTGACGGTGTCGAGTAGGAAGTAGAGGCCACCGAGGTAGAACAGCGAGAGGAACGGCGGCAGCAGATTGACGAGCTCCGCGGTGTCGAGTCCGGTTGCGTGCGAGAAGACGCCGGCGAACGCGTTCAGTCCGGGGTAGTAGTTCTCCGGTTCGAGTCGTCCGGTCTGTACGAGGTAGTCGACCATCCCGACGAACGTCAGCATGTCGCCTTTGCCGACGGCGTACAGTTGGTACCGGAGGTACGGCAACGACAGTAACAGTCCGTTCGCACCGAGGAGAAGTGACACCCCGTATCGCCACCCGGGGCCGGTCGTCTCGTCGTCGACGGCTACAGCGCGCAACACCAGCAGCTGTCCGACCACGAGCGCGCCGCAGATGGCGAGCCAAAACCAGACGGGGTACGCCCCGTAGATGTGTATCTCGTACTCCGTCACCGGCGGCCCGGCGGCGATGTACGCGCCGCAGAGCGCGAGCAGCGCCGTACCGACGAGAGCGAGGAGTTTCGTCCGAAGCCGTCTCCGGTCGTCCATGTACTGAGACAGCGTGCGACGCCGCGCGGCTTGTATGTTGTGTAGCGTTCACGGAGTCGACAGGTCAAAGCACCGGGTTTCGAGCGCAGTAATCACACGTTGCCCGTCAGTCGAACAGCGCCGCGAGACGGCCGCGGCACTCGCGCGTGAGCGACGTGACGGGTCCGAGACCGGGGCGTCCGTCCACGACCCAGAGCGCGAAGACGCAGACGCCGAGAACGAGCGTGACCGCGAGTTCCGGCCCGAGGGGCAGCGAGACGAGGTCGACCAGCACCTCGTCTACGTCGTCGGGTTCGGTGATGGGGTAGAGCGGCCAGAGCAGGAACGTGGCCTCCGAAAATCGCCCGCCGAGGAGGGTGGTGTAGGAGTCGCCTACCAAGTGCGAGAGGTAGCCGATGCCGAACGCTGGGCCGGCCGCGGGATAGCCGCGCCGCGCGGCGACGACGGTGACGACGGCGACGACGACGGCGGCGACGAAGAGCGAGTGCGCGAGCGAGCGACCGCTCGGGAGCAACTGGACGGCCCACGCCAGCGGCTTGTCGACGAGGTCCGGAAACTGCGTCCCGAACGCCAGCGCGAGAGTGGGACCGTCCGCCGGACGCCGCCGGTAGACGGCGTGGACGAACAGCGTGTAGAGGACGTAGCCGAATCCGAGGTGGCCCCAGGGCATCATGAGAGAGGAGCGGGACGGGAGCGTACTGATTGCATCGATACGGGCGTCCGCTCCCGGCCCGCCCGGCGGTCGCCACGGTCGGAGACGCTACTCGATCGATATCTGCTCGACGTCGTCGTCCTCGTCGGTTTCGACGTCGATTTCGCCGCGGAGCAACTTCGTCGCTCTCTCGCGGTCCTCCGGGTAACCGACGTCGACGCGCCAGCCTTTCAGACGGAGGACGTCGATGGTACGCCCGCTCTGGATGAGGAGGTTGATGGCTTCGCTGATCTCGTACTCGCCGCGTTCGGACGGTTGGACGAGGTGGCAGGCGTGGAAGATGGCCGGCGAGAACGTGTAGAAGCCGGTCATCACGAGATTCGACTGCGGGTCTTCCGGTTTCTCGACGACGTCGGTTATCTCGCCGTAGGGGTTCGTCCGGCAGACGCCGTAGCGACTCGCCTCCTCCCACGGTACCTCTTCGACGAGGAACGCCGCGTCGGCGCGTTCCTCCTGCTGTCGCTTGACGACGTCCGCGAGGTTCGCCTGGAAGATGTTGTCGCCGAGCATCAGGACGAAGTCGTCGTCGATGTGATCTTCGACCGTCAACAGCGCGTGCGCCAGCCCGTTCTGCTCGCGCTGGTGGGCGTACGTGATGGGGATACCCTCGAAGCTATCGCCGTAGTGGCTGATGATGGCCTCCTTCCTGTAGCCGACGACGACGATGAACTCCTCGGCACCGAGTTCGGCGAGTTGTTCGAAACAGTGTGTGAGAATCGGCTTGCCGTCGACTTCGACCATCCCTTTCGGCTTGTCGTCGGTCAACGGGCGTAGACGAGTTCCCTTGCCCGCCGCGAGTACTACTGCCTTCATGCCCGGAAGTGTGCGACGCCGAACGGTATTACTATACGGTCGCTACGGGCCGCAGAAACTGTCTTCCGCTGATACAATCTCTCACAGAACACCAACGAACGGTGACAGTTCGTTGGACGAACATCTGTTTTTATATCCGCGTCGCCGGCAGTTTCCCACAATGCAGGTCACCGTCATCGGCAGCGGATACGTGGGGACGACGCTCGCAGCGTGTCTGGCCGAGCTCGGCCACGACGTGACGAACGTCGACATCGACGAGGAGATCATCGCGGCTATCGAGGGCGGCGTCGCCCCGATTCACGAACAGGGACTGGACGCGCTCGTCGCCGAGCACGGCGGCGAGACACTCCGAGCAACGGCGGATTACGCGGCCGCGGAGCGGGCCAAGGTCGTCTTTATCGCGCTCCCGACGCCGACGGATGCCGATGGGCGAATCGACACCTCGATTATCACCGTGGGCGCGGAGCGGCTCGGGGAAGCGCTCGCGGAGAGCGAAGAGACGCCGCTGGTCGTCGTCAAGAGCACCGTCGTCCCGGGGACGACCGAGAACGAACTGATTCCGGCGCTCGAACGCGGGTCGGGGCTGACCGCCGGCGAGGGATTCGACGTGGCCGTCAATCCGGAGTTCCTCCGCGAGGGGACGGCCGTCGACGACTTTCTGCACCCGGACAAGGTGGTCTTCGGCGCGACGGGCTCGCGCGCGTACGAGACCCTCGACGAGTTGTACGCCCCGCTGTTCGCACAGACCGACACCGCGGTGGTCCGGACCGGCGTCCGGGAGGCGGAGATGATAAAGTACGCCAACAACGCCTTCCTCGCCTCGAAGATCAGCCTCATCAACGAACTGGGGAACATCTGCAAGGAGTTCGGCGTCGACGCCTACGAAGTCGCCGACGCCATCGGCCTCGACGACCGAATCGGGCCGCAGTTTCTGCGAAGCGGCGTCGGCTGGGGCGGGTCGTGCTTCCCGAAGGACGTCGCCGCGCTCATCGCCGCCGCGCGAGACGTCGGCTACGAGCCGGAACTGCTCGACGCGGTCGTCGGCGTAAACGACCGCCAGCCCGAGCGGTTGCTCTCGATTCTGGACGGCCACGTCGACGTCGCCGGCGAGCGCGTCGCGGTGCTCGGTCTCGCGTTCAAGTCCGGCACCGACGACGTACGGAGTTCGCGAGCCATCCCGACCATCGAGGGGCTGCTCGACCGCGGGGCGACCGTCGTTGGCTACGACCCGGTCGCAACGGAGAACATGCGCGCACACTTCCCGGACGTCGAGTACGCGGCCAGTGCAGCCGAGGCGCTGGAGGGCGCAACCGCCGCCGTCGTCGTCACCGACTGGGACGAGTTCGCGGCGCTCGACGAGGAGTTCGACGCGATGGAGCGCCCCGTCGTCGTCGACGGTCGCCGCATCGTCGAACGACGAGACGGTATCGAGTACGAAGGGCTCACCTGGTAGTCGCCGCGCCGGACCGGCCGGGGCGTCGACGCCGTCGGCGGCACGTGAACCGCGGGTCGTGACGGGAGTTACGCGCCGTAGCCGTCCGCGCCGTACCGACCTTCGCCGTAGAACGTCTCGATGTCGTCGCCTTCGACGACGACGTAGCCGACCGTCTCGGGTTTGTGCCACTGTTCGTCGTCGACGCTTCGCTCCTCTTCGACGCGGACCTCGACGCTCGTGCGCGTGAGGTTACGGTAGCGGAGCGTGCACGGGTTGTTGCCGTTGAACGTCTCCACGTCGGCGACGAAGACGGGGTTGTCGTACGACTCGTCGAACTCGACGGTCTGCCAGCGGTGGTCGACGTCGGCCGCGTGGCCGGCCTCGAACGGTGCGCCGCCGAGCGTCCCGATTCCGGGTTCGATGGCGACGTAGCCGATAACTTCGTCGTGGTGCCAGTCGTCGGCCTCCTCTTCTTCCTGGAGGCGCGTGGCGAACCGTCGTTTCGAGACGTTGCGGTTCCGCGAGACGACCGCCTGCCACCCGTCGGTCGACTGCGGTTGCGTGAGTACGACTGGTTGCTTGGCGAACGACTGGTCGAACGAGACGCCGGTCCACTTCGTCGTGGCGTTGACCGTTCCCGCCTCGACCTGGAGACCCTCGACGGCGGGCGACCCCGCTTCGACGACGAGACTGCCGATGACCTCCTCTGCGTGCGGACCGTCGAGGTAGTTCCACTCCTGAACGCAGTACTCGAACGACCCGCCGCCGACTTCCTGGAGTCGTGAGGTCGCCGGCTGGTAGCCGTTCGCGGAGACCGGGAGGGCGACCACGACGGGGCTGGAGTACGACGAGTCGAACGCCTGGGTGTCCCAGCGATGCGTCGCGGTGAGACGGTGGGCTTCCATGTCGGGTGCGGAGGCGGCGCTTACGCCCTGCGCGGCGGCCTGGGTTCCGGCGACGCCGAGGACGAGCGACGCTTTGAGGACGCCACGTCGGGTGTAACGGGGTTTCGAGCGGGCGGATTCGGTGGAGGTGTCGGACTTTCTCATTTCGGGTTCTCTCTGTTTAGTAGTACAGTCAGATGACCGGTTATATAGTTTTCCAATTAATTAAGTGTGGGTGGACTTACGCTAGCCGAGAAACTACCGAACAAGGCTAATGAGCTCTTTAACGCGCTCTGAAGCGTTTTTCAGGATCCGACGCTATGGTACAAAATTTGGTAATTCTTGTTAATCTGGTATGAAATGTAGAGAACATATCAGAATAAAAACCAAAATGAGACTGGTTACTGAGGTAATCGACGACACGGGCCCGGGCGGAGACTCTCCAATCGAGAAGAACGTAGCGTCCAACTACTGATAGTAGGCGTCGAAAACGGTCGGCGACGGGGGCAGATCCGATACCGTTCAGGGCGTGAAACAGTCCGGTAGCGACCCGCTAGTGACCGTAGTCCGGCACCTATTGGTGAGAACGAATCTCTTACCCGATTGGGGAGACGAATCGTCAGCGTCGAAGAACGTCGCTGCGGCGATGTGAGCGTTTGATGTGTCAGACGGTTCGGCGAAATCGAGACGAGTCGGCTGAGAAACACCTACTCTCGGATAGCCTGAATATACTAAACTCGGATAGTTCCGTTCGTCCTGTCGGTGCGAAACTGCATGACACGAGAGAATCAGACCCGAAGGCGGTTTCTGGCGGGGAGCGCGGCGACGCTCAGTTCGCTGTCATTACTACCGGGCGGTGCAGGGGCGCAGGCGACGGCGCACACCATCGCTGTCGTCAACGCGACCGGTGACGGTCCGGCGAAGTACCGGTTCAGCGTCGACGGCGAGGTCGAGAAGACGACAGACACCGGCGGCGCGCCGAGAACCTTCGCCTCGCTCGACGACGACGACACGCTGAGCGACGCCACCGCGGAAGGGCGCGTCTACGGCGGTGCGGACGCCTACCGGTTCACCGGCGAGGTGACTAATTGGGTCGTCGAGGGGGGCGCGGCCGTCTACGTCGACGGCGACGCAGTCGACCCCGACGAGTTCCCCACCTCGAGCGTCCTCGCCATCACCGGCAACGGCGAGTACACGTTCGCCGTCGACGGGAGCGTCGAGAAGACGACGCTGACCGGGGGCGCGGACCTCCCGCCCGCGTCGCTCAACGACGCCGACGACGTAGACGGCGGAGCCGTCAGCGGATCGGTGTTCGGCGGCACCGACGCTTACGTCGTCGACGGAGCGGTCACCGACTTCGACCTCGACGACGGACTGACCGGCTACCTCGACGGCACCGTCTACACGGGCCCCGCAGACGGCCGCGGCGACACCGGAGACGACGCCGACGGGGACAGCGGAAGTCAGTCAGCTCCCGAACTCACTTTCCCGGACTGCACAAGCGTCCAAATCACGGGCACGTTCGAATCCGCGTCGCTGGAGCTGCTCGTCGAAGACGACGACCCCGAGACGACGCCGATGGAGCAGGTGTACGAGTACGACAACGCCGACGGCGCGACGGACACCACCGTCACGGTTCCCGACGGCGAGTTCGGACCGTATCAGGTCGTCGAAGCCGCCTCCGTCACCTACGGCGACGGCGAGGAGACCCGAGCGACCAACCCAGACGCCGACGCGTGCCGCGAGAAGACGTTCCCCGCGGTTCGGGACGTCGAGTTCCTCGACTGCACCGGCGTGCGGGTCGCGGGCGCGTTCGAGGAGCTCTCCATCGAGGTGCTCGTTCAGGACGACGCGCCGCAGACCACCCCGATGGAAGAGGTGTACACGGTCGAAGGCGACGGTACCGAGGAGACGACGGTGAGCGTTCCCGACGGCGAGTTCGGACCGTACCAGGTGGCCGAGCGAGCGACAGTCGTCTACCCCGACGGCGAACAGCTCGACGTGGCGAATCCGAGCGCAGACAGTTGCCGAGACGAGACGTTCCCGGAGACGTGAAAATCTCTGACGAAGGGACGTAACCTTCGG contains the following coding sequences:
- a CDS encoding metal-dependent hydrolase, producing the protein MPWGHLGFGYVLYTLFVHAVYRRRPADGPTLALAFGTQFPDLVDKPLAWAVQLLPSGRSLAHSLFVAAVVVAVVTVVAARRGYPAAGPAFGIGYLSHLVGDSYTTLLGGRFSEATFLLWPLYPITEPDDVDEVLVDLVSLPLGPELAVTLVLGVCVFALWVVDGRPGLGPVTSLTRECRGRLAALFD
- the aglM gene encoding UDP-glucose 6-dehydrogenase AglM, with product MQVTVIGSGYVGTTLAACLAELGHDVTNVDIDEEIIAAIEGGVAPIHEQGLDALVAEHGGETLRATADYAAAERAKVVFIALPTPTDADGRIDTSIITVGAERLGEALAESEETPLVVVKSTVVPGTTENELIPALERGSGLTAGEGFDVAVNPEFLREGTAVDDFLHPDKVVFGATGSRAYETLDELYAPLFAQTDTAVVRTGVREAEMIKYANNAFLASKISLINELGNICKEFGVDAYEVADAIGLDDRIGPQFLRSGVGWGGSCFPKDVAALIAAARDVGYEPELLDAVVGVNDRQPERLLSILDGHVDVAGERVAVLGLAFKSGTDDVRSSRAIPTIEGLLDRGATVVGYDPVATENMRAHFPDVEYAASAAEALEGATAAVVVTDWDEFAALDEEFDAMERPVVVDGRRIVERRDGIEYEGLTW
- the aglF gene encoding UTP--glucose-1-phosphate uridylyltransferase AglF is translated as MKAVVLAAGKGTRLRPLTDDKPKGMVEVDGKPILTHCFEQLAELGAEEFIVVVGYRKEAIISHYGDSFEGIPITYAHQREQNGLAHALLTVEDHIDDDFVLMLGDNIFQANLADVVKRQQEERADAAFLVEEVPWEEASRYGVCRTNPYGEITDVVEKPEDPQSNLVMTGFYTFSPAIFHACHLVQPSERGEYEISEAINLLIQSGRTIDVLRLKGWRVDVGYPEDRERATKLLRGEIDVETDEDDDVEQISIE